The sequence below is a genomic window from Selenomonas ruminantium subsp. lactilytica TAM6421.
CTGATGAAAAAAAAGATTACGAACGCATTGTCATCTATGTGGCGCCGGATTTTCTTGCCCGCTGGCAGGAGCAGGATGCGGAACACACAGATCTGGCCCAATGTTTTGCCTACGCCCGGGAAAACAGCAGCGTCATGCATCAGCCCCCCGGCACTAGTCATGACCTGCTCTTCCATATGGATAAGCTGGAAAAGACAGCCCATGGACAAGGTTTTGCCAATGGCCTGTTCACGGAAATCATGTTCATCGAATTCATGATCCTGCTGAACCGTTCTCTGCATGAACACGAACTGGCCGGCCTCAATAACGCGGTTTATGACCCCAAGATTCAGAGCATCATTACTTATATCAACGCCCATCTGGCAGAGGAACTCTCCATCGACGACCTGGCTGCCAGAGCTTATATCAGCAAGTTCTATCTGATGCGCAAATTCAAAGCCGACACCGGCTATGGCGTTCATCAGTATATCCGCAGCAAGCGCCTGCTGCTGGCCCGGGATCTGCTGAAAACCGATCTGCCCATCACTGCCATCTGTGAAGAGGTGGGCTTTGCCGACTACTCCACCTTCTCCCGCGCCTTCAAAGAAATGTTCAAATGCGCACCGCGGGATTACCGAAAACAATGATTGCCAATTCACACAGGGAGGAAATTCTTTTGCAGTTCACGAAATCTTTAAAAGTAGTCAAGCTCGGAGCGCTGGCGGCTATTGTTTTGTTGTTTGTTGTTATCCATCTGCTCAATCCGGCTTTTCTGCCCCATATGTGCGGTCTGCTGGCCCGGGGAGACATCCAGGAAACGGCCGATTATATCGCTTCCTTCGGCTCCGGCGCCGTAATCTTCAGTTTCCTGTTGACGCTCTTTGTCAATGCACTGGGTTTCCCGCCAGCCATTATCTTCTCCACGGCCAACACCCTGATCTTCGGCATTGGCTGGGGTATTTTCCTGTCCGTGGTGGCTGAGACCGTAGGCGTGGCCATCAGCTTCATCCTGCTGCGGTTCTTTTTCCGGGATGCGGCGGAAAAGATCATCAGCAAAAACAAAACCTTGTCGAACCTGGATAAGTACAGCGGCAAACAGGGCTTTGTGGTCATGCTGATCGCCCGCATGGTACCCTATCTGCCTTCCGTGATGCTCAATGCCATCGGCGCTCTGTCCGCCATGCGCTTCCGGGATTACGTCGTGGCTTCCTTTGTGGGCAAATTCCCGTCCACGGGCATCGAAGCCATTATCGGCCATGATGCCATCACCCATCAGGAAGATCCCACCCGCATGATTGTGGTGATTATCCTGGCCATCCTCCTGATTGTGGGGGCCTGGCTTTATGAGCGCCATGAACAAAGAAAGAAGTGATGCACAATGACGCTTTCGCGACGAAAATTTTTGACATTAGCGGGGAAGGTTATCCTCTTTCTGGGACTCAGCTCAGCCTTCCCCCGCCTGGCTGCTGCCGCTTACGATACGCTGCCCATCGAGGCCCTGCGCCAACTCATAACGGCTGATCCACGCAACTCCCGCACCATCATGTGGCAGAGCAAGACGCCTCTGGAAGGCTGCCGCCTGCAATATCAGGGGCCTGACGGCACCATGAAAAACCTGCCGGTCAATATGGAAAGTCTCGAGGAAGACCGGGTTTTCAATTATTATTACACCTGCTGTCTAAAGGACCTCACCCCAGACAGTACCTACCATTATCGTATCTGGCAGGGCAATATCGCCACCTCCTGGCAGACCTTCAGCACTGCTCCGGCAAAAATTGAAAACTTTTCTGCCATTATCTTCTGCGATTCCCAATGCGGACAGACTTATGCTGGCTGGGGGCAGGCCTTTCGCACCATCTGGCAGCGCCATGCAGATGCTCACTTCTTTGCCATTGTGGGGGATATCGTGGACAACGGCCAACAGGAATGGCAATGGCAGAATTTCTTTGCCAATATCGAGGGCGTACTCCCCCAGCATCTCTATGTACCTGTGATGGGCAATCACGAGTGCTACAGCCTGATCTGGAAGTTCTGCCGCCCCCACCGCTATGAACTCAGCTACAACCTGCCGGCCAATGGCACGCCGGAATTGCAGAATTACTACTACTCCTACGATTACGGCCCGGTGCATTTTATCGTGCTGAATACCCAGATGCTGGAGCTCAAGGATATTCATCCGGATCTATTGGAAAAACAAAAAATCTGGCTGCGTCAGGATGTAAAAAATCACCGTGCCAAATGGCAGGTGGTACTCATGCATAAAGATATCCTTGCCTACGACGAATATCAGGAAGGTTCCAAGACCATGATGAGCATCAGCGATGTGGGACATGCCTTCATGCCCATTTTTGATGAACTCGGCATCAATTTGGTACTGACCGGTCATATGCATACTTATCGGAACCGGGGGCATATCTACCATCTGCAGCCTGCGGAAAAAGGCCCGGTCTACATCATGAGTGGGCCAATCGGCAATCAGCAGTATACGGTGCCAGCCGATAAGACGTTTGACCGGTCAGCCATCTATCAGCCCACACCGGAAAATTATCTGCTGCTCAACGCCAGCAACGAAAAACTCTCCGTTACGTGTTATACCGTAAGCGGAGAGCTGATCGAAACATATGAGATTGCCTAAAACATATCTTTTTTCCACAGGGCATAAGCGCCCGTAATGCTGATGCCAAAGGCGATGATCATTACATACAAAAAACCATTGTTGCTTTCGGCAAAGGGCACTGGCACATTCATGCCGAAAAAACTGGATACAACCGTGGGAATAGCGATAATGATGGTCATCGCGGCCAGGAATTTCATCACCAGGTTCTGGTTATTGGCAATGATGGAGGTAAACGTATCGGCCATACGGGCCAGAATCTTGCTGTACATCTCCACCATTTCCTTGGCCTGCTTATTCTCGATGATGACATCCTCCAGCAGATCCTCATCTTCCTCATAAGCCTTGAGGATGGGCGTCAGGGCCGGGTTATTGCGCATGCGCAGGAGCTTGTCCAGCACCGCACCATTGGAACGGATGGCCGCATTAAAATAAGTCAGGCCCTTTTGCAGTTCCAGCAGGCGCAGGATTTCACTGTTCTTCATATCATGACGCAGCTGGTTCTCGATATCATCGGAAAGCTTGCTGATCTGACGCAGATAACGCAGATAAAAAGTCGCAGACTTATAGAGGATCTGGAACAGGAAGCGCGTCTTCTTATAAGTGCGGAAGAGCTTGGCGGTGCGCTCGTTGAACTCGGCCATTACCGGCGTTTCTTCCAGGCAAACCGTGATGATATAGTCCTCACTGATGATGATGGCCAACGGCAAGGCATCATAACTGTCATTGCCCCGGTTCACCGCCACATTGGTCAGGACCATGACGGAATCGTCTTCGATATCCGTATGGGAGCGTTCCTCATCATCCAGTGCGGAGCGCAGAAAGTCAGGATCAACTTCTGTCAGGTTGCTGACCACTTTCAGCTCGTAGGGCGTAGGGTCAACAATATTGATCCAGGCCCCCTTCTCCAGCGTCTTCAAAGTCAGCTCCTGCAAAGGACCGCTCTCCAGGGATTTATATATCTTTAGCATGATATCTCCTCTCTATGTGGAGTCCCCCGCCATGCCTGTTATCTTAGCGGTGCAGGATAATGGCGCCGGTTCTCCCTGTTGTTAAAGTACATCGTTTTGGGTTTGCCGTATCAGGGTGATCGTCCATTATCCTCACCAACCTTTCATCAAAAAAATTTCCACATTGTATTATAACGCAGTTGTTCAAATTTTGCCATAGGCAAAATACACAAATCAGCGTTTCGACGGACTTGTTCCGTCATAACGCAGTTGTTCAAATTTTGCCATAGGCAAATATGCAAATTTGACCGGTCAATTCTGACCGGTCAAATTTATATTCCTCTTACAATTTGAACTTATTGATTGCCACCTGCATATCCGAAGCGAGATTAGCCAACGCCTGCGATGCCGCTGCAATCTCTTCGTTGGAGGCCGACTGTTCTTCTGTTGCCGCCGATATGGAGGAGGTATGATCCGCCGTCTTGCGGCTGACGCTGTCGATGGAATCCACCGCTTCTACGATATTGCCTGCACCGGAGGATACCGAATTCACGGACGTACTGATTTCATCGATCTGCGTCTTGATGCCATTGACCTGTCCCATGATATCCTGGAACTGCACGCCCACATCGCGGATAGCCTTGGCACCCAACTGCACTTCCGTCTTGCCCTCTTCCATCGCTTTGACCGCCTGAGCCGTATCGTTCTGAATGGTCAGGATGCGCGCCTTGATCTGTTCAGCTGACTCCTGGGATTCTGCCGCCAGTTTCCGGACTTCGTCTGCTACCACCGCAAAACCACGGCCATGCTCGCCGGCCCGGGCAGCCTCGATAGCAGCATTGAGTGCCAGAAGATTTGTCTGGTCAGCAATGGAGGAAATCGCCTCGACAATCTGACCGATCTGCTGGGAACTTTCGCCCAAAGTGCGCACCACATCAGCGGAGTTCATGACACTGGTCTCAATATGCTCCATCTTGGTGGTGGCATCCTTCATCAGCAGTTCACCTTGTTTAGCTGCATCCGAAGTATTGACCGACGCTTCCGAAACCTTCCTGGTCTTTTCCGTCATGGCAGTGATATCCACAAAGACGCTGTCCACATTCTTCTTGGCGCCATCGATATCCACCAGCTGCTTATCCATACCTGCAGATACCTCGCCAATGGTTTCTGCCACATGCACGGCGGCTTCTGCAGACTGTTGGGCATTGGCCGTAAGCTCTTCGGAAGCTGCAGCCACCTGTTCCGAGGTTGCCGCCATCTTGCCGATAAGGTCATGGAGATTCTGCTGCATCTTATTGAAGGCATTGGTCATTGAGCCGATCTCATCACTGGTGGTAACCGGTAACTGCGGTACCCGCAGATTGCCATCGGCCAGCTGCGCAGCCTGTCCTTCTAACGCCACAATAGGTTTCGTGATGCGGGCGGCAAAAGTAAGGCACATGCCTACAACCAGCAGGAAGCCAATCACAATCAATACACCATAGATTACTTTCAGTCGATGGATGGGGGCGAAGACATATTCCGTCGGCACGGCCATGGCAATCAGCCAGCCAGTGGTAGGAACCGTGGTGTAAGCGCAAAGCTGTTCTACACCATCTGCATCTTCATAAGTAAAGTAGCCATTTCCCTTTTGGAACATGGCATCCAGTTTTTCACCTACGCCCTTGATATTCTTGGCCTCAGACATAGGCTCTTCCTTGCCGGAGGTGGCCAGAAGCTTACCTGTCTTTTCGATGATATAGCCAATACCCTGATCACGGTATTTGACTTTCTGCACCTGTTCCTTTAGCACAGTAAGCGTAATATCACCGCAGATTGCCCCGCGGAACTGCTTGTTTTCTCCATAGAAGGGAGCAACTGCCGACACCACCAGGTCTCCGGTGCTCTTGCTCGTGTAAACTTCCGTGTATACGGTCTTGCCTGCATCCCGGGCCTGCGCATACCAAGGGCGCTTGCGCGGATCGGTCTTGCCCGTTTCATCCGGGCTGTTATAGGGCAGGAACATGCCCTCCTCGTCACCGCGTGTCATTTCCTGATAATCTTTGTCGGAAGAAGCCGTGCCCAGTAAATACTTCATCTCCTCATTGTCCATTTCCAGGCCGCTCTTCTCATAATCTGTCATCAGATTCGCCTGTGCCGTGACGGCATTGGCTTTTTCCTTGAGCCAGCCATCCACATGCTCTCGTTCGGTGCTGACATTGGCCACAATCTCCCCGTTCACGGATTCGGACAGGTTGTCATAGGCCGTATAGTACCCTGTCGCTGAAACCACAATCAGGATTATGCCGACAATACCGGCCAGCAAGATGAATTTTTGCCTGATTCCCATGTTTTCACTCCCTTAATCGTTCCGCACATCCGTCAAAATTCAGATACCCATTTGAGTCAATTATTTCTACACACGACCGAAAATCTCCTGCTGCAATTTGAACGGTCGGAATATTTTTTCTTGCTTTTCCAGATTAAAAATGGTATACTTAGAAAACATTCTTGGGGATGTAATGGTTTCGACGGGGTATTGAAGCCACGAGGTTCGCAGGCCAATGGTTACGAAGCCTAACTCTTAACCGCTAAATGTAATTGACGAATTCGATTACGCATACGCTGCCTAAGCCTTGCGCTTAGCAGCCCCCTCGGTATCACTAGCTGCGGGCAGGGCTGAGGGTTTCAAATAAGCGCAGCAGTTTTTCCTTTTTTCGCAAAAGAGGATGGTGGAGAACTCTGAATCCCAGAGTTTGCGCTTCTATGATGCTGGCATACTCCAGCTATTGCGATAATGCCTTGTGATGTGGATGTATTTCGGACAGGAGTTCGATTCTCCTCATCTCCACCATTGGTTCGCCTACCGAACTCGGTTCAAAAATGGCCGCTTTTCGGTATTCTGTATATGCAAGAAGGACACGCAATTTTATCCATTGCGTGTCCTTTTTCGTGTTCATTTTTAGACTCATTTGTCCAATTCTGCACTGAGCATATTGACTGCAAATCTGCACTTGTCAATGTCCTTTCGAGTCAACTGCATAAATCTTTTTATCAATTCCCATTCATCATCATAGGCACGAATTTGGTGAATACCGCGCTGACCTCTTGCACTCACCGAGCCAACAGGTCTACCGCCTTTGCCACTACCACCACCTTTGTTAAAATGGCGTTTATCATCGGGACGAGTTGCTTTTCCTGGCATATCTATTACTTCCTTTCGTTTCTTTGCTTTACATTCTAACACAGGCGTAGCGTGGGTTCAACCATTATCTTAATTATCTGTGAGGTATGTATCCTTTTTCTTTCATTGAGCAATACCCATTCCCTATAATAACGTGATCCAAAACCGGAATATCCAATATTCCACCCGACTTTACGAGCCGTCCTGTAATTGCTATATCTTCTTTGCTTGGCAACAACCCCCCCGATGGGTGATTGTGTACCAATATGATTGAAGCCGAATGATGCTTTATTGCTGACAAGAAAACTTCTCGTGGGTGAACGACTGTTGAACTCAAACCACCTTCGGAAATTGTTTCAAATCCGATTACTTGGTTTTTGGTGTTAAGGTGCATTACTGCGAAATGCTCCACCTGCAAATATTTCATGCGGGGCGACGCGAATATTTCTACGTCTTTCGGGCCATGAATACCAAAATTGCGTTTGTCATGTTCAGCCATACGGACAGACAATTCATATACCGCCTTAATCTGCATTGCCTTCTTTTTCCCAATCCCGCTGATTACTTCGGGATTGAGCATTATGTTCGATACTTGCATTTCATCATTTTTGCCGAAATTGTCAGCGTCAACACCTGTCAGAATAGAGAACAATTCCTGCGTGGTGTAAATCTCCATTCCCAACCTATCACCGTATTCAGATATTTTCTCACGCAACTTCATATCGCACATGTCAACCAACCTCCTTCTCAGCACAATGTTCCTTTGCCCATTTGTCCATAAACATAAGCCTGTCAATCAAATATTCCCAATCCTCTGTACTTTCGTAGAAACAACCGAAATTCTGCACCAAATCTTTGAGGTTCAGACTACAAACCGTATGTTCGCAAGCCACACAACACATTATCACTCGTGCCTCTCCGTGTCTTATCCCGACACCTTCAATCGCAAGCACATGTGGATTGAAACCGTTATACCCGACACCTTTCGGCGGTTCGTCTGGAATGAATCCGTGGTAACATGGCGCGTTCACATATATCCCTGTCCTTTCGTCCCAACTGTAACCTTGACGCTTGCCTAACGTCTTGGTCATTTTGATGTTATACGGATTGTCTAGGCAGAACTTCCGCAACTCCTTGTAGAAGTCCGTCACCTCCTTTTCCTCCTTGTCCTTGTACTTCTTACAGTACACTCGCAGAGGCTTTGCTCCGCTATACCCGTAGAACTCGAAGTCGCCTGCCTTAACGTCCTTCTCGCTTGCCAGTGGCAGGCGGAATGTCATGTGTTCAAGGTACTCGGCAATGCCATTTGCGTCCTCGCCGTACACCTCCCCATTTGCCCATTGGTCAAAAGTGAGATAGTACATTGCCCCACACGTACCAATCTTAATTCTCTCGTTGTCACTCTTGCGATATGCGTAATCTCCCATGATGTTTTTCCTCCTATCAACCAATCATTCCAACTACTCTTGCATACTTTATCGCCTTGCTCATTGACTTCGATTGCCACCGTTTCAGACGTTCAACGTCCTCGTCGGTCAATCCAACCATGCCACCTTCCATGTCAGAACGAGCATAGAAAACATTGTTGCATATAAGGACGTTGCTCCCCCACCCCTCGTCCTCAGTGAGCAAAGCAGAAGGTATCTGCTTGTCTGCAAACAAGAACTCGTCGTCAAACCATGCGTCATATTCATGCCCTTCGATGGTGAAGGAACGGTAATCTACCGTATCGCACCCAATGAGGTCATACATTGCCTGCAGGGTGTTGCCTGCATCAATCTCACATACCTTCGTTACGGCGAAATACTTGCCATCATTCAAAACGCTTACATCCTGCACTAACACATTCATTTTCATGCCCTCCTGCTTTTCTCGACAAACGCCTTCGCTTCGGCTTCACTCTCAAACCAATCCGTATAAATATCACGACGTTGGGTTTCTGTGAATGACGGCTTCGGTGCTTCTTTCGATTCCACCGCCATTGTTATTGATGCAGCGACATGCCCCTTATCATCATAGGAACTTGTCACGCCATACCATATTTTCTTTTCTTCTCCCATATTCATTCCTCCATTGTGACCTGCCATCATCAGTGCCGTGGTGGTCAATCCTCGGCAGACACCCTTGCGGGTGTTTCGGCTTATCAATTTTACTCGAAGGGGATGGGTTCATCGGGTAGCCAACACTCCCTCTCACCCTCGTCGTATTCGCGTTTTATGCGTTCCAAATCTTCTTCATCCGGTTGAGGCTCCCAGTAGTTGCTTGGCAGGTTGTCAGAACTTCTCCCCCAATACCCTCTTATTCTTTCCATTTCAAATCCCCCCTTTCTCTTATGCGATGCTTACGAGCAGTGCTTTTTCATAATGCGGAACTTGCTTAATTCCATTCCCGACACATTCCACATCGAACATGCGGTATTTGTCGCGGTAATCAACGACACCTTCAATCTTGCAACCCAACTCTTGGAAACGGGCAAGAACTTCAATCAAGCTCCCCTGCCCCACGCTGATGGTGAACTTTTCTTCGCCCATCTTTTTGAAGCCCTCGATGTATTCCTCAATTTCGTTGTCCCAAATAACATCGTGGAGGTCAAGGTACTTGTTGCCCGTTTCCGTCCGAACTGCCACCAATTCTTCAAACTTACGTTCCATTGCCTTAGTCATTTTAACTCCGCCTTTCGTAATGTGTTTAATTAATTTCTATACTTATACTATACTACATTGGTAACTTTTTGTAAAGTATTTAATTAAAATAATTGAAGTTTTTGGTGTGTTTTTTTACAGGACAGATAGCATAGTCAGTCGGCATTTTTTCTTGTTCCCCTGCGTACTGATTTACTGTTTTGACCTTGTGAGCGTCGTTGTGAGCGTCGTTGCCCGATTATTGGTATAAGTATATTGATTTTCCAATAGGTAGGGCGTAGAAACAAAATGCGACTAGAACCCTTGATATTATTGGCGTGAGAGCGTCCACGTTTTGCGAACAATTCTATGTAAAAAAATACCCTGCCATTTGACTGACAGGGTAACTTCCATCTTTCAAACTTGCGTTTCTTCCAATATCATTTCTCGAAACATTGCCATCCCAGACTCATTCCATTCATACGAAACATTGCCATCTTCCGCGCCAAAATATGATGCACACTCCTTGAACTTCGTGATCGCATACAGGCTTGCGCCTGCGTCAACAAGTCGCTTGGTCAGTCTGTCAATCCTCCGTTCGGTTCTCACTGTTTCCGGGGTAACAACCCCAAAGAACCAACACCCCGACATATTCCCACAGGCTTCTTCCAATGCGTCCAAATATCTCTTAATCAACATTTTCATTCCTCCCATTCGTCCTCGCCCTCGTCCTCGTCCTCATAGAAAAAGCCTTGCATGGGGCAATCCTCCGATTCGTCTACCTCGTCATAGTTCAAACTGCCATCTTCCACAAATTTGAGGGGGAACTTGACTTCACTCTTGCGGTGGCATTGCAGGTTAATGCCTACCAATCTGTCGTGGTCGTCGTCGCCGTTACACTCATTCGGTGCGTTCCATCTTGCCAACAATGCGTATGCGTCGCTCCCGCCGAATACTCCATAGCCCTCATAGCATTGCTCATGTATCTTTGTTCCATCGGGGCAGAGAAGGTAAACAGGCAACGCCCCCTTCGTGCTATACATGTTTGAAATACTGCGTTCCGTGTCGCTCGTCGTCCAACTGAAAAAACCCATTTTCATTTCCTCCTTATGATGTATGGGAAGGGCTTGCGCCCTCTCCATACCTGCTTGAATTTTAACAACCGATGCAGACTAAATCATTGTTGATGTGAACCGCCCCATTGAACAAACCATCTTCTGCTAATGCCTTGATATAATCCGCAAGCGCCCTGGCTTCAAGATATTCACCCTCGTAAAGATATTCGCTCATTTTTTCAACCTTGGTTGCGTTATTAACGTAACCTTTTTCCTGTAAAGCACAAAACTCTGTATTCATTTTCGCAATCACATCAACTTTTTGCAGAATGATTTGTTGGAGCGATTCAAACGTATATCCGTGAATAGATAAGGTAACGTGCTCACATTCCAATCCAACGGTTACGAGATAATTCATCTTGTCTTTCATTTAACCTCACCTTCCGTAAATCAATTTATTAATTTCCTATACTTTTATTCTACTACTATTGCAATTATTTGTAAAGCT
It includes:
- a CDS encoding methyl-accepting chemotaxis protein; this translates as MGIRQKFILLAGIVGIILIVVSATGYYTAYDNLSESVNGEIVANVSTEREHVDGWLKEKANAVTAQANLMTDYEKSGLEMDNEEMKYLLGTASSDKDYQEMTRGDEEGMFLPYNSPDETGKTDPRKRPWYAQARDAGKTVYTEVYTSKSTGDLVVSAVAPFYGENKQFRGAICGDITLTVLKEQVQKVKYRDQGIGYIIEKTGKLLATSGKEEPMSEAKNIKGVGEKLDAMFQKGNGYFTYEDADGVEQLCAYTTVPTTGWLIAMAVPTEYVFAPIHRLKVIYGVLIVIGFLLVVGMCLTFAARITKPIVALEGQAAQLADGNLRVPQLPVTTSDEIGSMTNAFNKMQQNLHDLIGKMAATSEQVAAASEELTANAQQSAEAAVHVAETIGEVSAGMDKQLVDIDGAKKNVDSVFVDITAMTEKTRKVSEASVNTSDAAKQGELLMKDATTKMEHIETSVMNSADVVRTLGESSQQIGQIVEAISSIADQTNLLALNAAIEAARAGEHGRGFAVVADEVRKLAAESQESAEQIKARILTIQNDTAQAVKAMEEGKTEVQLGAKAIRDVGVQFQDIMGQVNGIKTQIDEISTSVNSVSSGAGNIVEAVDSIDSVSRKTADHTSSISAATEEQSASNEEIAAASQALANLASDMQVAINKFKL
- a CDS encoding TVP38/TMEM64 family protein, translated to MIANSHREEILLQFTKSLKVVKLGALAAIVLLFVVIHLLNPAFLPHMCGLLARGDIQETADYIASFGSGAVIFSFLLTLFVNALGFPPAIIFSTANTLIFGIGWGIFLSVVAETVGVAISFILLRFFFRDAAEKIISKNKTLSNLDKYSGKQGFVVMLIARMVPYLPSVMLNAIGALSAMRFRDYVVASFVGKFPSTGIEAIIGHDAITHQEDPTRMIVVIILAILLIVGAWLYERHEQRKK
- a CDS encoding DUF3846 domain-containing protein, whose amino-acid sequence is MNVLVQDVSVLNDGKYFAVTKVCEIDAGNTLQAMYDLIGCDTVDYRSFTIEGHEYDAWFDDEFLFADKQIPSALLTEDEGWGSNVLICNNVFYARSDMEGGMVGLTDEDVERLKRWQSKSMSKAIKYARVVGMIG
- a CDS encoding DUF7698 family protein, which produces MTKAMERKFEELVAVRTETGNKYLDLHDVIWDNEIEEYIEGFKKMGEEKFTISVGQGSLIEVLARFQELGCKIEGVVDYRDKYRMFDVECVGNGIKQVPHYEKALLVSIA
- a CDS encoding JAB domain-containing protein; amino-acid sequence: MCDMKLREKISEYGDRLGMEIYTTQELFSILTGVDADNFGKNDEMQVSNIMLNPEVISGIGKKKAMQIKAVYELSVRMAEHDKRNFGIHGPKDVEIFASPRMKYLQVEHFAVMHLNTKNQVIGFETISEGGLSSTVVHPREVFLSAIKHHSASIILVHNHPSGGLLPSKEDIAITGRLVKSGGILDIPVLDHVIIGNGYCSMKEKGYIPHR
- a CDS encoding AraC family transcriptional regulator codes for the protein MSDYEKKGYLVSDFRVFRLKDAALKPIPFHYHDFHKIIMFLDGAVDYVIEGKTYHLAPRDIVFVTAGEIHRPVFTDEKKDYERIVIYVAPDFLARWQEQDAEHTDLAQCFAYARENSSVMHQPPGTSHDLLFHMDKLEKTAHGQGFANGLFTEIMFIEFMILLNRSLHEHELAGLNNAVYDPKIQSIITYINAHLAEELSIDDLAARAYISKFYLMRKFKADTGYGVHQYIRSKRLLLARDLLKTDLPITAICEEVGFADYSTFSRAFKEMFKCAPRDYRKQ
- a CDS encoding magnesium transporter CorA family protein, which encodes MLKIYKSLESGPLQELTLKTLEKGAWINIVDPTPYELKVVSNLTEVDPDFLRSALDDEERSHTDIEDDSVMVLTNVAVNRGNDSYDALPLAIIISEDYIITVCLEETPVMAEFNERTAKLFRTYKKTRFLFQILYKSATFYLRYLRQISKLSDDIENQLRHDMKNSEILRLLELQKGLTYFNAAIRSNGAVLDKLLRMRNNPALTPILKAYEEDEDLLEDVIIENKQAKEMVEMYSKILARMADTFTSIIANNQNLVMKFLAAMTIIIAIPTVVSSFFGMNVPVPFAESNNGFLYVMIIAFGISITGAYALWKKDMF
- a CDS encoding purple acid phosphatase family protein encodes the protein MTLSRRKFLTLAGKVILFLGLSSAFPRLAAAAYDTLPIEALRQLITADPRNSRTIMWQSKTPLEGCRLQYQGPDGTMKNLPVNMESLEEDRVFNYYYTCCLKDLTPDSTYHYRIWQGNIATSWQTFSTAPAKIENFSAIIFCDSQCGQTYAGWGQAFRTIWQRHADAHFFAIVGDIVDNGQQEWQWQNFFANIEGVLPQHLYVPVMGNHECYSLIWKFCRPHRYELSYNLPANGTPELQNYYYSYDYGPVHFIVLNTQMLELKDIHPDLLEKQKIWLRQDVKNHRAKWQVVLMHKDILAYDEYQEGSKTMMSISDVGHAFMPIFDELGINLVLTGHMHTYRNRGHIYHLQPAEKGPVYIMSGPIGNQQYTVPADKTFDRSAIYQPTPENYLLLNASNEKLSVTCYTVSGELIETYEIA